In one window of Hymenobacter nivis DNA:
- a CDS encoding AraC family transcriptional regulator, whose translation MQQNLMREITPLTQSDCFTLFSRSKKEFNFPLHYHEEYELNLIINAPGAKRIVGDHIETIENLELVLVGPNLSHAWFTHQCESKEIREVTIQFHRDLLEDRFLRRNQLSFIRKMFDNAQRGILFSRETTERLRGRLLSLEQKTGFDSVLELLSILHDLSTSRNLRVLSDSTFNNEKFNYNSRRVEKVFEYLNANYGRQITLAEVAKIANMPEVSFSRFIKKRSGSTFIDSLNEIRLGHATRLLIDTTHKVAEVAYKCGFNNLSNFNRIFKKKKNCTPKEFRQNFSGTRIFI comes from the coding sequence ATGCAACAGAACCTGATGCGGGAAATTACCCCGCTAACCCAAAGCGACTGCTTCACGCTCTTTTCGCGCTCTAAGAAAGAATTCAATTTTCCCCTGCATTACCACGAGGAATATGAGTTGAACCTGATTATCAATGCCCCAGGAGCTAAGCGCATCGTCGGCGACCATATCGAAACGATTGAGAATTTAGAACTGGTGCTGGTGGGGCCCAACCTAAGCCACGCTTGGTTCACGCATCAGTGCGAGAGCAAGGAAATACGGGAAGTCACCATCCAATTTCATCGGGACTTGCTGGAGGACCGGTTTCTGCGGCGCAATCAGCTCAGCTTTATCCGCAAAATGTTTGACAATGCGCAGCGCGGCATCCTGTTCTCCCGCGAAACCACGGAGCGCCTGCGCGGTCGCCTCTTGTCGCTGGAGCAAAAAACGGGCTTCGATTCGGTGCTGGAGTTGCTATCCATCCTGCACGACCTCTCAACCTCACGCAACTTGCGCGTCCTCTCCGACTCTACATTCAACAACGAGAAGTTCAACTACAACAGCCGCCGCGTCGAGAAGGTGTTTGAGTACCTGAATGCCAACTACGGCCGACAGATCACGCTGGCCGAAGTAGCCAAAATTGCTAATATGCCGGAGGTTTCGTTCAGCCGCTTTATTAAAAAGCGCAGCGGCAGCACGTTTATCGACAGCCTGAACGAAATCCGCCTCGGCCACGCCACCCGCTTGCTCATCGATACCACCCACAAAGTGGCCGAAGTGGCTTACAAATGCGGTTTCAACAATCTGTCCAATTTCAATCGCATCTTCAAAAAGAAGAAAAACTGTACGCCCAAGGAGTTTCGGCAGAATTTCTCAGGCACTCGCATTTTTATTTAG
- a CDS encoding glycoside hydrolase 5 family protein — protein sequence MKHFLLFLFFLLALPGFSQSGFVRRQGTGFTLQGKPYRYIGVNYWYGGLLATQGKAGKARLIKELDFLKKQGVTNLRVMVGAEGLNHGYKYRVPQPLQTEPGKFDENMAVGLDYLLAELDKRNMKAVLHFTNTWEWSGGLTQYLEWNGYPATPLPKDPDFVWNKFQEYVAQFFTCEPCKQQVDTYIRYVLARTNTITKKPYLQDPAIMAWEIMNEPRPMTLAATPAFENWMRHTSALIKSLDKSHLVTTGSEGDAASDRKMDVFERVHSDPNIDYLTIHIWPKNWGWFRDTATAKGMPVVIAKAKAYVDSHVAVAQKLGKPLVIEEFGLPRDGQVFTLSSSTKMRDEYFAALFGMMKDHPIIAGYNFWAFGGTARPVPGQVFWKKGDAYMGDPGGEEQGLNSVFDADKSTWAVIGKCLKTIK from the coding sequence ATGAAACACTTCCTTTTGTTTTTATTTTTCCTGCTTGCGCTGCCCGGCTTTTCCCAGTCGGGCTTCGTGCGGCGGCAGGGCACCGGCTTCACCCTCCAGGGCAAGCCCTACCGCTACATCGGGGTCAACTATTGGTACGGGGGCTTGCTGGCTACCCAGGGTAAGGCTGGCAAAGCGCGACTAATCAAAGAGCTGGATTTTTTGAAGAAGCAGGGTGTTACCAACCTGCGCGTGATGGTGGGAGCCGAGGGCCTGAACCACGGCTACAAGTACCGCGTGCCGCAGCCCCTGCAAACCGAGCCGGGTAAGTTTGACGAGAATATGGCCGTGGGGCTCGACTACCTGCTGGCCGAGCTGGACAAACGCAACATGAAGGCAGTGCTGCACTTTACCAATACCTGGGAGTGGAGCGGCGGCCTTACCCAGTACCTAGAGTGGAATGGCTACCCCGCCACGCCGCTGCCCAAAGATCCGGATTTTGTTTGGAATAAGTTTCAGGAGTACGTCGCGCAGTTTTTCACCTGCGAGCCCTGCAAGCAGCAGGTAGATACCTATATCCGCTACGTGCTAGCCCGCACCAACACCATCACCAAAAAGCCTTACTTGCAGGACCCGGCCATCATGGCTTGGGAAATCATGAACGAGCCCCGGCCCATGACCCTGGCCGCTACCCCCGCCTTCGAAAATTGGATGCGGCATACCTCGGCCCTCATTAAGTCTTTGGATAAAAGCCACCTGGTAACCACTGGTAGCGAGGGCGACGCCGCTTCGGATAGAAAAATGGACGTGTTCGAGCGCGTCCACTCCGACCCCAACATTGACTACCTTACCATTCACATCTGGCCCAAGAACTGGGGCTGGTTCCGCGACACGGCCACGGCTAAGGGCATGCCCGTTGTGATTGCCAAAGCCAAAGCCTATGTAGATAGCCACGTGGCCGTAGCCCAAAAGCTGGGCAAGCCGCTGGTGATAGAGGAGTTTGGCCTGCCGCGCGACGGGCAGGTATTTACGCTATCCTCCAGCACCAAGATGCGCGACGAGTACTTCGCTGCCCTGTTCGGGATGATGAAGGACCACCCCATTATTGCGGGCTATAACTTCTGGGCCTTTGGCGGCACGGCGCGGCCGGTGCCGGGCCAGGTGTTCTGGAAGAAGGGCGATGCCTACATGGGCGACCCCGGCGGCGAGGAGCAGGGCCTGAACTCGGTATTTGATGCTGACAAGTCGACATGGGCCGTGATTGGTAAGTGCCTAAAAACTATTAAGTAA
- a CDS encoding glycoside hydrolase family 26 protein produces MNFRNLTLGLTLAAALLAGRAQAQSAPADPAATPETKRLLSNLHKLLDKGVMFGHQDDMAYGLTPEGQRWIGEPGRSDVKSVTGSYPAVFGWELGHVELDSARSLDAVPFAKIREYIKQVYAQGGVNTISWHLDNPHDGKSAWDTTRTVSYILPGGEDHAKYVTYLDRLGTFLATLKGTKGEAIPVIFRPFHEHTGSWFWWGEKNCTPAQYKQLYEFTINYLRDTKKLHNLLIAYSPSDVETPAHYLERYPGDGYVDVLGFDVYYHGDGSAFKKTMATNLTILTEVAREHHKLPALTETGLERLPDANWWTKTLLPTIAGYKLSYVLVWRNGRPDHYYAPYPGQASAADFKTFAKDKKVLLEKQLAPLKIYSKTL; encoded by the coding sequence ATGAATTTTCGTAACCTCACGCTGGGCCTGACGCTGGCCGCCGCCCTGCTGGCCGGTCGCGCCCAAGCTCAGTCGGCCCCCGCCGACCCCGCCGCCACCCCCGAAACCAAGCGCCTGCTCAGCAACCTGCACAAGCTGCTTGATAAAGGCGTAATGTTTGGCCACCAGGACGATATGGCCTACGGCCTCACGCCCGAAGGCCAGCGCTGGATAGGGGAGCCCGGCCGCTCCGACGTGAAATCGGTCACGGGTTCCTACCCCGCCGTATTCGGCTGGGAGCTGGGCCACGTGGAGCTGGACAGCGCCCGCAGCCTCGACGCGGTGCCGTTTGCCAAAATCCGCGAGTACATCAAGCAGGTATACGCGCAGGGCGGCGTCAACACTATCAGCTGGCACCTCGACAACCCGCACGACGGCAAAAGTGCCTGGGACACCACGCGTACCGTGTCGTATATCTTGCCCGGCGGCGAGGACCACGCCAAGTACGTGACCTATCTCGACCGGCTGGGTACCTTCCTGGCTACGCTCAAAGGGACGAAAGGGGAGGCTATTCCGGTTATTTTTCGGCCTTTCCACGAGCACACTGGCTCGTGGTTCTGGTGGGGCGAGAAGAACTGCACCCCAGCCCAGTATAAGCAGCTCTACGAGTTCACTATTAACTACCTGCGCGATACCAAGAAGCTGCACAACCTGCTCATTGCCTACTCGCCCTCCGACGTTGAAACCCCGGCGCATTACCTGGAGCGATACCCCGGCGACGGCTACGTGGACGTGCTGGGCTTCGATGTCTACTACCACGGTGATGGCTCGGCCTTTAAAAAGACGATGGCGACCAACCTGACCATCCTGACCGAGGTGGCCCGCGAGCACCACAAGCTGCCCGCCCTCACCGAAACCGGCCTAGAGCGCCTACCCGACGCCAATTGGTGGACTAAAACCCTGCTGCCCACCATCGCGGGCTACAAGCTGAGCTACGTGCTGGTGTGGCGCAACGGCCGCCCCGACCACTACTACGCGCCCTACCCCGGCCAGGCCAGCGCAGCCGACTTTAAAACCTTTGCTAAGGATAAAAAGGTGCTGCTGGAAAAGCAGTTAGCACCCCTGAAAATCTATTCTAAGACGTTATAG
- a CDS encoding sodium:solute symporter family protein, giving the protein MKLHPIDFLIIATYLLATVGIGLYYRKKSSQDKDSYMLGGRTLPWYKLGLSDASDMFDISGTMWMVSLCFVYGMKSIWIPWLWPVFNQVFLMMYLSRWLRRSGASTGAEWLATRFGQKGPGVWASHQVVIAFALLSCLGFLAYGFVGLGKFIEIFIPWNLVSGYIPFHVAPQYVPHVYGIVFTLFAMFYSIIGGMHSIVLGDIIKYCIMTVACIAIAIIAYINLQGHELAVPKDWFNPFFGWRLGLDWSKLIPEVNSKISSDGYSLFGIFFMMMAFKGIFASLAGPAPNYDMQKILSTRSPEEASKMSGFVSIILLPIRYALIIGLTILGLLYYHQMDLRTATGSIDFERILPATINNFLPAGLAGLVLTGLLGAFMGTFSGTVNAAQAYVVNDIYLKYVNPQASTSRIMSMNYVVGVLVVATGVVLGFLAKDVNTVLQFIVSALYGGYIASNVLKWHWWRFNATGFFVGMTTGIVAAGFFGFFIESGNLLYWFPLLFGISLAGSIIGTYLSPPTEAAVLHNFYRTVRPWGFWGPVLAEVQAQDPTFQPNRNFKRNMFNIVLGIIAQLCLTILPMYLLLSQHAPLAVVVVILLIVGFILKKTWWNRLSDD; this is encoded by the coding sequence ATGAAGCTTCACCCCATAGACTTTCTCATTATTGCCACCTACCTACTGGCAACAGTGGGCATTGGCCTATATTACCGCAAAAAATCGAGTCAGGACAAGGATAGCTACATGCTGGGCGGTCGCACGCTGCCTTGGTACAAGCTCGGGCTGAGCGACGCCTCCGACATGTTCGACATCAGCGGCACCATGTGGATGGTGAGCCTCTGCTTCGTGTATGGTATGAAAAGCATCTGGATTCCCTGGCTCTGGCCGGTTTTCAACCAGGTGTTCTTGATGATGTACCTCTCGCGCTGGCTGCGGCGCTCAGGCGCCAGCACCGGGGCCGAGTGGCTGGCCACGCGCTTTGGGCAGAAGGGACCGGGTGTGTGGGCCTCGCACCAGGTCGTCATCGCGTTTGCGCTGCTGAGCTGCCTGGGTTTCCTGGCCTATGGCTTCGTAGGGCTGGGCAAGTTCATTGAGATATTCATTCCCTGGAACCTTGTAAGCGGCTACATTCCCTTCCACGTGGCGCCGCAATACGTGCCGCACGTCTACGGCATCGTGTTCACGCTCTTCGCCATGTTCTACTCCATCATTGGCGGCATGCACAGCATTGTGCTGGGCGATATTATCAAGTATTGCATCATGACGGTGGCCTGCATTGCCATTGCCATCATCGCCTACATCAATCTGCAAGGCCACGAGCTGGCGGTGCCGAAGGACTGGTTCAACCCGTTTTTTGGTTGGCGACTGGGGCTCGACTGGTCTAAACTCATTCCCGAGGTCAATAGTAAAATCTCCAGCGATGGGTATTCGCTGTTCGGTATTTTCTTCATGATGATGGCCTTCAAGGGCATTTTTGCCTCGCTGGCCGGCCCCGCGCCGAACTACGACATGCAGAAAATTCTGAGCACCCGCTCGCCCGAGGAAGCCAGCAAGATGAGCGGCTTCGTTTCGATTATTCTGCTGCCCATCCGCTACGCGCTCATCATCGGCCTCACCATTCTGGGCCTGCTCTACTACCACCAGATGGACTTGCGCACAGCCACCGGGTCCATCGACTTTGAGCGCATTCTGCCCGCGACTATCAACAACTTTCTGCCGGCCGGGCTGGCCGGGCTGGTGCTTACCGGCCTGCTGGGTGCATTTATGGGCACTTTCAGTGGCACCGTGAACGCGGCGCAGGCTTACGTGGTGAATGACATCTATCTCAAATACGTGAATCCGCAGGCCAGCACCAGCCGCATCATGTCCATGAACTACGTGGTGGGGGTATTGGTCGTGGCTACCGGGGTAGTGCTGGGTTTCCTGGCCAAGGACGTGAACACAGTGTTGCAATTCATTGTGTCAGCGCTCTACGGCGGCTACATCGCCTCCAACGTGCTCAAGTGGCATTGGTGGCGTTTCAACGCCACGGGTTTTTTTGTGGGTATGACCACGGGCATCGTAGCGGCGGGGTTTTTCGGCTTTTTCATCGAGTCGGGTAATCTGCTCTATTGGTTTCCGCTGCTGTTCGGCATCTCGCTGGCGGGGTCCATCATCGGCACCTACCTCTCGCCGCCCACCGAGGCGGCGGTGCTTCACAACTTCTACCGCACGGTGCGGCCCTGGGGCTTTTGGGGCCCGGTGCTGGCCGAGGTGCAGGCCCAGGACCCCACGTTTCAGCCCAACCGTAACTTCAAGCGCAATATGTTCAACATTGTACTGGGCATTATTGCACAGCTCTGCCTCACCATCCTGCCCATGTACCTGCTGCTGAGCCAGCACGCGCCGCTGGCCGTGGTGGTGGTCATTCTGCTTATCGTGGGCTTCATCCTCAAGAAAACCTGGTGGAACCGGCTTAGCGATGACTAA
- a CDS encoding glycoside hydrolase family 130 protein, with protein sequence MASVFHHRLHLLQTKHDQLLHLPNEKEEVGNGIFDRYARPVLTAAHAPLAWKYDLNPATNPFLMERIGVNATLNAGAIKWQGRYALVVRVEGNDRKSFFAVAESANGIDGFQFHERPITLPETEDPDTNVYDMRLVEHEDGWIYGLFCTERRDPAASDADQSAALAKCGIARTKDLVAWERLADLTTGSAQQRNVVLHPEFVDGQYAFYTRPQDGFIDAGKGGGIGFGLSESINPAQVTQEVIIDKKQYHTIAEVKNGLGPGPIKTEKGWLHLAHGVRNTAAGLRYVLYMFMTDLHDLTKIIHKPAGYFLAPEGEERVGDVSNVAFGNGWIADDDGKVFIYYASSDTRMHVATSTITQLIDYVVNTPEDGLRSAASVQAINALIDRNHAVPAPTVSERVTNGVER encoded by the coding sequence ATGGCTTCTGTATTTCATCACCGCCTGCACCTGCTGCAAACCAAACACGACCAGCTGCTTCACCTACCCAACGAAAAGGAAGAGGTTGGCAACGGTATTTTCGACCGCTATGCGCGCCCGGTGCTCACGGCCGCCCATGCCCCGCTGGCCTGGAAATATGACCTCAACCCCGCCACCAATCCCTTTCTGATGGAGCGCATTGGCGTCAATGCCACGCTTAACGCCGGGGCCATCAAGTGGCAGGGCCGGTACGCGCTGGTGGTACGGGTGGAGGGCAACGACCGCAAGTCATTTTTTGCGGTGGCCGAAAGCGCCAATGGCATCGACGGCTTCCAGTTTCACGAGCGCCCCATTACGCTACCCGAAACCGAGGACCCCGATACCAACGTGTACGACATGCGCCTGGTGGAGCACGAAGACGGCTGGATTTACGGCCTTTTTTGCACCGAGCGCCGCGACCCCGCCGCCTCCGACGCTGACCAGTCGGCCGCGCTGGCCAAGTGCGGCATCGCCCGCACCAAGGACCTGGTGGCCTGGGAGCGCCTCGCCGACCTCACCACCGGCTCGGCCCAGCAGCGCAACGTGGTGCTTCACCCCGAGTTTGTGGATGGCCAGTACGCCTTCTACACCCGCCCGCAGGATGGCTTCATTGATGCCGGTAAAGGGGGCGGTATCGGCTTCGGCTTGTCGGAAAGCATTAACCCGGCGCAGGTTACGCAGGAAGTTATTATTGACAAAAAGCAGTACCACACGATTGCGGAAGTGAAAAACGGCCTCGGTCCTGGTCCCATCAAGACGGAGAAAGGCTGGCTGCACTTGGCCCACGGTGTGCGAAATACCGCCGCTGGCCTGCGCTATGTGCTCTACATGTTCATGACGGACCTGCACGACCTCACCAAAATAATCCATAAGCCGGCCGGCTATTTCCTGGCCCCGGAAGGGGAGGAGCGCGTAGGCGACGTGTCGAACGTAGCCTTTGGCAACGGCTGGATTGCTGACGACGACGGCAAGGTGTTCATCTACTATGCCTCGTCCGACACGCGGATGCACGTGGCCACGTCCACAATTACCCAACTGATTGATTACGTAGTAAATACGCCGGAAGATGGCCTGCGCTCGGCCGCATCGGTGCAAGCCATCAATGCGCTTATTGACCGCAACCACGCCGTGCCCGCCCCCACAGTTAGCGAGCGAGTGACTAACGGGGTGGAGCGCTAA
- a CDS encoding sulfatase-like hydrolase/transferase — protein sequence MRPFSCIILTILLLTAGLAGAIGRKRPPGRPNVVLILTDDQGWGDLSANKNPWLKTPNMDRLAQQGTSFEHFYVSPLCAPTRASLLTGRYHLSTGVVSVSKGLETMDSEETTLAELFRANGYQTGMFGKWHSGQHYPNRPNDQGFDEFLGFCAGHWSNYFDTKLDHNGELVQTTGYITDVLTDAALKFIGANQDKPFFCYIPYNAPHSPFQVPDAYFNKFKAKGRSNELACVYGMVSNLDDNVGRVLAFLKKRKLKKNTIVIFMTDNGPNGTRYNGDMRGIKGSVKGACGYRSSSAGPIKSPSCRVGQVEHSVTISQPFQAAQLPSPDRVPRKEAYEMADWGHLVIDTFRVPAGKTSIRLKALKIAGSSAAEIDGLRLSFVGN from the coding sequence ATGCGCCCCTTCTCCTGCATCATCCTGACGATCTTGCTGTTAACGGCCGGCCTGGCCGGAGCCATCGGGCGGAAACGGCCGCCTGGCCGGCCCAACGTTGTGCTGATTCTGACCGATGACCAGGGCTGGGGCGACCTCAGCGCCAACAAAAACCCGTGGCTGAAGACGCCCAATATGGACCGGCTGGCCCAGCAAGGCACCAGCTTCGAGCATTTTTACGTGAGCCCGCTGTGCGCGCCCACGCGGGCCAGTCTGCTCACCGGGCGCTACCACCTAAGCACGGGCGTGGTGTCGGTATCGAAGGGCCTGGAGACGATGGATAGCGAAGAAACCACGCTGGCCGAGCTGTTCCGGGCCAACGGCTACCAAACCGGCATGTTTGGCAAGTGGCACAGCGGGCAGCACTATCCCAACCGGCCCAACGACCAGGGTTTCGATGAGTTCCTGGGCTTTTGCGCGGGGCACTGGTCGAACTACTTCGACACGAAACTCGACCACAACGGCGAGCTAGTGCAAACTACCGGCTACATCACGGACGTGCTGACCGACGCGGCGCTCAAGTTCATCGGTGCGAACCAGGACAAACCCTTTTTCTGCTACATCCCTTACAACGCGCCCCACAGCCCGTTTCAGGTGCCCGATGCCTACTTCAACAAGTTCAAAGCCAAGGGCCGGAGCAACGAGCTGGCCTGCGTGTACGGCATGGTGAGCAACCTCGACGACAACGTGGGCCGGGTGCTGGCTTTTCTAAAAAAGCGTAAGCTGAAGAAAAATACCATCGTCATTTTCATGACCGACAACGGCCCCAACGGTACCCGCTACAACGGCGACATGCGCGGCATCAAAGGCAGCGTGAAGGGGGCATGCGGGTACCGTTCTTCATCCGCTGGCCCAATAAAATCCCCGAGCTGCCGGGTGGGCCAAGTCGAGCATAGCGTGACCATCAGCCAACCCTTCCAGGCCGCCCAGCTACCGAGCCCCGACCGGGTGCCCCGCAAGGAAGCGTACGAAATGGCCGACTGGGGCCACCTGGTCATCGACACGTTCCGGGTGCCGGCCGGCAAAACCAGTATTCGATTGAAAGCCCTAAAAATAGCTGGCTCATCGGCGGCCGAAATCGATGGTCTGCGGCTGAGTTTTGTGGGGAACTAG
- a CDS encoding AGE family epimerase/isomerase — MNLADSFQQELDRILTYWRTHAPDEAQGGFLGKIDNDNRPDPTAPKGAVLHARILWTFAAACNQQPNAENLAVARRAYEYITAHFLDAEHGGVYWSVDYQGRPLDTKKQIYALAFTIYGLAEYHRASGDAAALAHAQDLFRTIEAHSFDPAAGGYLEAFARDWQPLGDLRLSAKDANEKKTMNTHLHILEAYANLYREWPDARLRQQIKALLLDFTDHFIDPKTGHLILFLDEYWQPRLDAISYGHDIEAAWLLLEAAEVLHEPGLVTQFQQTAVQLARAAAEGLATDGALTYELHPDGYLDADRHWWVQAEAVVGFYNAYQVSGDAQFMAMAEGAWRFTQQHILDKQNGEWFWGVHADNSLMAGEDKAGFWKCPYHNGRACLEMLARLAQPHPAASTAE, encoded by the coding sequence ATGAACTTAGCTGATTCCTTCCAGCAAGAACTTGACCGCATCCTCACGTATTGGCGCACCCATGCGCCGGACGAAGCCCAGGGCGGTTTCCTGGGGAAAATTGACAACGACAACCGCCCCGACCCCACCGCGCCGAAGGGGGCCGTACTGCACGCCCGCATCCTGTGGACCTTCGCGGCGGCCTGCAACCAGCAGCCCAATGCCGAAAACCTGGCCGTGGCCCGACGGGCTTACGAGTACATCACGGCACATTTTCTGGATGCGGAGCACGGCGGCGTGTACTGGTCGGTGGATTACCAGGGCCGACCGCTCGATACCAAGAAGCAGATTTATGCCCTGGCCTTCACTATCTACGGGCTGGCCGAATACCACCGCGCCAGCGGCGACGCAGCGGCCTTAGCGCACGCGCAAGACCTTTTTCGCACCATCGAGGCGCATAGTTTTGACCCCGCGGCAGGCGGCTACCTAGAGGCTTTCGCCCGCGACTGGCAGCCCCTCGGCGACCTGCGCCTGAGCGCCAAGGATGCCAATGAGAAGAAGACGATGAACACGCACCTCCACATTCTGGAGGCGTATGCCAATCTCTACCGCGAGTGGCCCGACGCGCGGCTGCGCCAGCAAATCAAGGCCCTGCTGCTGGATTTTACCGACCATTTCATCGACCCCAAAACCGGCCACCTCATCCTGTTTCTGGATGAGTACTGGCAGCCCCGGCTCGATGCCATTTCCTACGGCCACGACATTGAGGCGGCTTGGCTGCTATTGGAGGCTGCCGAGGTGCTGCATGAGCCGGGGCTCGTTACCCAGTTTCAGCAAACGGCCGTGCAGCTGGCCCGCGCCGCCGCCGAGGGGCTGGCCACCGATGGGGCCCTCACCTACGAGTTGCACCCCGACGGCTACCTCGACGCTGACCGCCACTGGTGGGTGCAGGCCGAGGCCGTGGTGGGTTTCTACAACGCCTACCAGGTAAGCGGCGACGCGCAGTTTATGGCGATGGCGGAGGGTGCGTGGCGCTTCACGCAGCAGCATATTTTAGATAAGCAAAACGGCGAGTGGTTCTGGGGCGTGCATGCCGACAACTCGCTGATGGCCGGCGAAGACAAGGCTGGTTTCTGGAAATGCCCTTACCATAATGGCCGGGCCTGCCTCGAAATGCTGGCCCGGCTGGCTCAGCCGCACCCCGCAGCTTCCACCGCAGAGTAG
- a CDS encoding family 43 glycosylhydrolase: MRHQLLSLLRPASLLVLLALLLPTRSHAQNPLLPGYFADPSIKKFGDTYYLYVTTDGYPPYGNDGLTFVWTSTNLTDWQPQVLDGMPYKSVWAPAVIKGKNGKYYLYCQNSVDYKGYVYVADSPTGHYARVAHIGGFDIEPFEDPVSKKIYVVSASQEIFEMDNDPASPTYLTKIARTISVKGHFDFTEAPYLFYRKGLYYLMWAGGRCWQKSYNVRYAVAKSLEGPYVDAKAPLLENDEAHGVIGPGHNSMLEVEGRTFLLYHRQDPAKAPTCGFRFTCASELTFGADGSLKLGAYVNDLGQLLGAKNPVVNLALNKPVFANTELPTNRAIHAVDGRHDTRWTTSPNEKGTLTVDLQREEPIRRVEVDFEYPDKQVTFRVEYSTDNENWVTLVDHSNEAIPAYRAMAIDKDFRARYVRLAVTNSEDRNASVWELKVLGPGFAR, from the coding sequence ATGCGCCACCAACTACTTTCCCTGCTTCGCCCCGCCAGCTTGCTTGTGCTACTGGCCCTGCTGCTGCCCACCCGTAGCCATGCCCAGAACCCGCTACTGCCCGGTTACTTCGCCGACCCCAGCATCAAGAAGTTTGGCGATACCTACTACCTCTACGTCACCACCGATGGCTACCCGCCCTATGGCAACGATGGCCTGACCTTCGTCTGGACCTCGACCAACCTCACCGACTGGCAGCCTCAGGTGCTCGACGGCATGCCGTATAAATCGGTTTGGGCCCCGGCCGTCATCAAAGGTAAAAATGGCAAATACTACCTGTATTGCCAGAATTCGGTCGATTACAAGGGCTACGTGTACGTGGCTGATTCGCCCACCGGGCACTACGCCCGGGTGGCCCACATTGGGGGCTTCGACATTGAGCCCTTCGAAGACCCGGTGTCGAAGAAGATTTACGTGGTGTCGGCGTCCCAGGAAATTTTCGAGATGGACAACGACCCGGCCTCGCCCACCTACCTCACCAAAATTGCGCGCACCATCTCCGTCAAGGGCCATTTCGATTTCACCGAAGCACCCTACCTGTTCTATCGCAAGGGCCTCTACTACCTGATGTGGGCCGGGGGGCGCTGCTGGCAGAAAAGCTACAACGTGCGCTACGCCGTGGCCAAAAGCCTCGAAGGCCCCTACGTGGACGCTAAGGCCCCGCTGCTCGAAAACGACGAGGCCCACGGCGTCATTGGTCCCGGCCATAACTCCATGCTGGAAGTCGAGGGCCGCACTTTCCTGCTCTATCACCGTCAGGACCCCGCTAAAGCGCCCACCTGCGGCTTCCGCTTCACCTGCGCCAGCGAGCTCACGTTCGGGGCCGACGGCAGCCTGAAGCTGGGGGCTTACGTCAACGACTTGGGCCAGCTGCTAGGTGCTAAAAATCCGGTCGTGAACCTGGCGCTCAACAAGCCGGTGTTCGCCAATACCGAGCTGCCCACCAACCGGGCCATCCACGCCGTGGACGGCCGCCACGACACCCGCTGGACCACCAGCCCCAATGAGAAAGGCACCCTTACCGTAGACCTGCAGCGCGAAGAACCCATCCGGCGCGTGGAAGTCGACTTCGAGTACCCTGACAAGCAGGTGACCTTTCGGGTAGAGTATTCAACGGATAACGAAAACTGGGTGACGCTGGTCGACCACAGTAACGAAGCCATTCCGGCCTACCGTGCCATGGCCATCGACAAGGATTTTCGCGCCCGCTACGTACGCCTGGCCGTTACCAATTCTGAAGACCGCAACGCCTCGGTATGGGAGCTTAAAGTGCTGGGCCCTGGGTTCGCCCGCTAA